In Numenius arquata chromosome 3, bNumArq3.hap1.1, whole genome shotgun sequence, one genomic interval encodes:
- the GEM gene encoding GTP-binding protein GEM: MTLNNVTMRRTHNSSLQQQQQRWSIPADGKNLLVQKDSNEYNPQKRYTISPDEYYRRSWSSESSDSVISSESGSNCYRVVLIGEHGVGKSSLANIFAGVHDSIDSDCEVLGEDTYERTLMVDGESATIILLDMWDNKREGEWIRDHCMQVGDAYLIVYSITDRASFEKASELRIQLRRARQKEDIPIILVGNKSDLVRCREVSVAEGRACAVVFDCKFIETSAAVQHNVKELFEGIVRQVRLRRDSKEKNEKRLAYQKRRESIPKKARRFWGKIVAKNNKNMAFKLKSKSCHDLSVL, translated from the exons ATGACCCTCAACAACGTTACCATGCGTCGCACCCACAACagcagcctgcagcagcagcagcagcggtggAGCATCCCTGCTGACGGGAAGAATCTGCTGGTCCAGAAAGACTCCAACGAGTACAACCCGCAGAAGCGATACACCATCAGTCCCGATGAATACTACAGAAGGAGCTGGTCCTCGGAGTCGTCCGACTCCGTCATCTCCTCTGAGTCCGGCAGCAATTGCTACCGGGTGGTGCTGATCGGGGAGCACGGCGTGGGCAAGTCCTCGCTAGCCAACATCTTTGCCGGGGTGCATGACAGCATCGACAGCGACTGCGAAGTGCTAGGAG AAGACACGTATGAAAGAACCCTGATGGTGGATGGGGAAAGTGCAACCATTATACTGCTCGACATGTGGGATAATAAG CGTGAGGGAGAATGGATTCGAGACCACTGCATGCAAGTGGGAGACGCATACTTGATTGTCTACTCCATCACAGACCGAGCAAGCTTTGAGAAAGCCTCGGAACTCAGAATACAGCTCCGCAGGGCACGCCAGAAGGAAGACATTCCCATTATTTTGGTTGGCAACAAAAGCGACCTTGTCAGGTGCCGCGAAGTGTCAGTGGCAG AGGGACGAGCCTGCGCCGTCGTGTTTGACTGCAAGTTCATCGAGACCTCAGCAGCCGTGCAGCACAACGTGAAGGAGCTGTTCGAAGGCATCGTGCGGCAAGTCCGGCTCCGGAGGGACAGCAAGGAAAAGAACGAGAAGCGGCTGGCATACCAGAAACGGAGAGAGAGCATCCCCAAGAAAGCCAGACGGTTTTGGGGCAAAATAGTTGCCAAGAACAACAAGAACATGGCCTTCAAACTCAAGTCCAAGTCTTGCCATGACCTATCGGTACTTTAA